DNA sequence from the Epinephelus fuscoguttatus linkage group LG2, E.fuscoguttatus.final_Chr_v1 genome:
ATGCAGAATCTCGTGACGCTCATTATAGAACACTGCGTGGCCCCTTGACACTCTCTTGTCTTGCCACTCTCAAAAAGTTCACAGATAAGGTCTGCATAAGGCTGGAGTGCGGCCATAACTAGGCTACAAGTAGTTGAGAATGGAGCGCTCCTCTGTGAAGTTCAAAAGTTCCTCCGCAGATCTTTTTCCCGTTTTTCTGTTCTGGTTTTAAATCagataaacagaaaaatgagattgtttttctgatttgattttgaaacggaaaaacaaaagaacaaagggTACACGGATTTCTTTAGTACAGTCAGCTGGGGAcatgatgcagcagcacagaggaggagaaatgtTCCACTgtaaggctctgagataacgtTATGTTTTCTCTTCTGCctggaagtggtgaatttatgGTTTACTGATACTTAATAccacacagtctgtggtttccgtttgatatctagtgtatGGAACCGGTACCTATACAACCAATACCTACCGGACCGAAACAAAACGCACATTACGGTGCCTCCTTTCAgtgctttttttaatgctgtgtcTCCCTCTATTGGACGTTACACGTAAcagaatcattcattcattcattcatttgttcacTTACTGagtgtatattattatttaaggCACACTAAGCACCATTGAgcgtcacttctgtttacgttcaacaGTGATATCAAACACAACAGAGCTAGCTTGCCCCTCGGCCTCAGTGACTCTGTCATAAACAAGCAATGGCTGCTAGTTACCCAGGATTTACACACCTGTTCAAGGGATACATGAAGCATGAACATGAAAATgcacccattatctactcactcaTATACTGATgaaggctcaggtgaagttttagagtcctcacaacacttgaggagatccaaggggagaggaggtagcaacacaactccacctagggggtattccagaaagcgggttatgtgaaaactcagagtatgttaaccctgagatgggaGAAAATCTGAGTTATcggttccagaaagagaggtaactgaaactctgagtcagtcaccatggtaacagacttGAACGTGAAcgtgaacataacctgctcgctgacaggttttcttcaataaaccctgagtttttctctgtctcctccctcttacacgctgtttcatttcctcattcattcagtccgtgtcaaagcttgtatcgaagcgcattaattagcggagatttaccgtctgccacagtctaaatcctgctggatattagtttgttactcaggactgtcttgttactgaatttatgcacatcaatcatttctttggacatcagtttttgtctttacattcaaatattccaCAGCGAGAAtacaccctcagctcagaatcaaacctctgtcctttttatatttatttttttataacactgtgcacaaggatcagactgtcagtctgttagagcagctccgaaatgtttattgcacataatgtgtaggtctaattatttaaattttaaaaactggtatgaagctttagacacgtagtatcaatgactaatgatctctatcgctgatgtcattggtcgcactgatggaacataattcctatagcctaatattggggattatatgttaatatttctgagtgagcaatggtgcagcatttcagtgtctttaaatttactacatttgtagctgaaataaagtcactgaatgctgttgagtcaagatataAATAGAtgtccaacattttaaaatctattgtattttaacctcaacgtcttttcaagtgcaaatcaccaaacatattattactgggtcacactgtgagtttacagtcatgtctttatgtctttgatctatagcctatatgttttaaatcttcctatttttcagttgctgcctcctgtgtttttccccatcagattaaatctgaacaaatatattattatatattattaatataatgtaatgtatctacagcctgatacacagtcagattccaccactttatcttcattaagaattatgtaagtctgataaatgatggataaacggacaacactgaataaaacttttttattaactttatggttaacttatttacactttccttgCTCTGACTctggctcttcttttaaagataaacgtgcactgTCTGCTACACGTGCATTGATATCTCtgcatccactggattaaaatggaggcactgtcttatttacctgttgccatggtgaatcatggagtcggagctccattgatgatggctttttattgtcggcttaactcagagtgaacatactcagagttgactgaactaactcaaatcagctgttctggaaccggtaactcagagtttcccatctcagggtaaatcaactcggagttcagggttagactcagagtttgttgaacctcctacctggaatacccctttAATGGAGGAttacagcgccccagattcaaacgtccaaaaaacacataattgaaaccacaaaatatctccatactgctcgcctgtagtgatccaagtgaagccccgacataaaaagttgtttggaaaatcGTCATTTGAATTCTGTTTTTAGTCGTGGGCaccgtgttcatgtgtgtgtgcttacttTGGCTGGTCTCACGCTGGCTGGTTGGTATagcctggacccaaatgtttttgttgccatttgcggagcctgggctgcctacagagactggaCTTTAGTAAagttaatattattataatgttaatttgttaagtgtttttattatattttaaaactgttaagAGTTCATATACCTATTTATTTATAGGTATTTCTAATTTTCctcagcaataaataaataaaaacatggttCAGGCACTGTTTAAGCACCGGCACCGGTATCGGAAAAAACCCAAAAGATACCCAACCCTATCGTTAACGTATTTAGCTTGTTTGCCTTAATACATGAGTGCTGCTTTCACACTGAACCCACTGAGCCCCATTTAAAACTttgtggaaataaaaacaaatcattgaATATTGTATTAAGTGGctgaatctgatttgactgacataattaGTCAGGAGCagccttaatttttttttatattatataatagATCAAAGCAATAAAACCATGAATGCAACATAATAACAGAAAAATTGTCACTTCATGATATGTTTAACCTGTATTCCTTTTTTTCTATGTGCACCACAGAAAGGACAGAGTCACAGTGGCAGAGCGtgaagcagaggagcagaggcaAAGAGAGCTGGAAGCTGAGGCCAAGAGGCAGGCAGAGGAGCGACGGCGCTACACCCTCAAGATTGTGGAGGAGGAGGCTAAGAAGGAGTTTGAGGAGAACAGGCGCACACTGGCAGCTCTGGATGCTTTGGACACTGATGGAgagaatgaggaggaggaatacGAAGCCTGGAAAGTCAGAGAGTTGAAACGCATcaagagggacagagaggccCGAGAAGTGTGAGTAAACACAGATACGGCTCCCTGAAATGACTTGACGTCACAAAAAATGAACTTGACAGATTTAGAACTGAATGTGTGGTGTTCTGTCCCTAGCATGGAGAAGGAGAAGGCTGAAATCGAGAGATTCCATAACATGACAGAGGAGGAGCGTCGGGCTGAGCTCAGAAACAGCGGTAAACAAGTCACCAACAAAGCCAGCAAAGGCAAATACAAGTTCCTCCAGAAGTACTACCACAGAGGAGCCTTCTTCATGGTAAGTCAGTACAGAGGTGAATAGTTAATTCATGACTGCAGTTTGGTCTGACCATAGCTTTGTCAGATTCATCAGGTCCACATGAAACATCAGGGTGACTGTAGTTTACAGTTAAAGATGTTTAGTCAGCCTCATCTTAACACTATGGAGACTTTTAAGAGAGGCGTAGGGTTGCTTTTGTGATGACTGAACTTTCTGCCAATTTTGTGCAAAAGCATATTACATTGATATTTATCAATTTACCATAGTCCCTTCTAATATTGCTTGTAATATGATCTGAATTCTGTTTTCAGTTACATATAACTAAAATGGCATGATAACACAtactgtgtatgtgtttctAGTACAGAAATGCTCCATATAAGTTTGAAATGTAGAAACAGTCTCTGTTGTGTAGATTCTCCACCCGGGAGTAGACAACTGTGAAATGTCTGGCTCCATCTGTTTCAGCCAGTTGTTTTTACCCAACAAAGAAGCTCACGAAGTCATCAGATGCAGTGTTACAGTGAATCATTAGCTGCTGACAGGTGCAGGTTCCTCAGCGGTCCGTCACTGTAGAAATGAGCATGATCATTTGATGTTAAATGCttaatggacctgcatttgtatagcccATGCCTGgccttctgaccactcaaagcgcttttacactaccaATTACATTCACCCATTGACACAGACATTCATATACTGGTGGCAAAGGATACCATACAAGGTACCACCTGCAACTtggtttttaacacactcacatgccGTCGGAACAGCCGTCAGGAGCAATCTGGGGTGcggtatcttgctcaaggatgcttCTGCATGCGGTTTGGAGGAGCTGGGtcaaaccactgatcttctgattagtggatgaccaactctaccttctgagccacagcctccCACTGTGTGCATCAGCAGCAGATAAGGGTAGGATCATTAGCAGTCTGTGACTGTAGACATGATTTCTGTTacaggatgaggaggaggaggtctaCAAGAGAGATTTCAGCGCACCTACTCTGGAGGATCACTTCAACAAAACCATCTTACCCAAAGTCATGCAGGTTAGCAGCTTCTACTCATGTTACATGTGTTACACACACTGTTGTAGCCTACGCTGTTCCACAGACTTATCATAGCTAAATCATTCACCTGTGATCAATTCATCACATGGCTTGCTTTGTCAGACAGATGAAATGCTAGCTAGCAAATGTGGCAAAATACTGTATTGAGTGGATAACGTCAGCTATTTCATTCAGCCTCCCGGAGCTGGTCTACAAATTGCTTTATTAGCTTAGAAGCAACCAAGCTAGATCTGTGCAGTGTGGCTAAGTCACGGCTAGCTGAGCAGCCAATGACTGTAAGCTAAGGTTAGCcagctaactgtaaagctacaCTGCATGGGTCTGCCATTAGTGGCTTTGTAATGTCAGCTGATGATGTAGTTTGTAAATGGCAAGCTTGTTAGTGTCAAGGAGTCAATGGTCCAAATGAAATACAGGAACATACAGATAGTAATGTTACGCTAAATATGATTCCAAGTTATATTCCAGTATTCTATTAACATGATGCCGGTCAGTCTCTTGTTAGTCACTGTTGTGGCCGATGCAGGTGCTCCCTCATGGCTATGGAGGATGCAGAGTGAGTTCAGTTGACTTACAGCCTCAGAGAAAGGGGTCACTAAACAAGGATTTTCCTcaaagttacatacagaacctttcagtgtgtttgaattctgaaaaaaagggggaaaagaTATTTACAAATTAAATACCAGATGCATGTACATATTTTGTACCTTCTTAATTCAATGTTTAAATGAGGCCATAGTAAAATTTTTGAGTAAAACACTTGAATCCAAGAAAATGGATGCAACTTTTGCTGTCCATACTTGAATGCTGTTTGGTGGAATATTtacgacagacagacagacagagacacagagccctaactataagctttatcaaagaggaaagtcttaagtctagtcttaaatgtggagacggtgtctgtaacaggaagatgattccacaggaggggagcctgatagctgaaggctctggctcctgatctacttttggagactttagggaccacgagtaaccctgcgttctctgacactatgagctctctaagatatatagggagccagtgcagagaagctaaaacaggagaaatatgatcaccaATATGATAAAGGTTTAGTTATTAAATTCTCTGATTTGACCTGTTACGGTTCATTTTCCCCTGTAAGGTCAAAAACTTTGGTCGGTCTGGACGCACCAAGTATACCCATCTGGTGGACCAGGACACCACGTCGTTTGACTCAGCCTGGGCCCAGGAGAGTGCTCAGAACAGCAAGTTCTTCAAGCAGAAGGCAGCAGGTGTGAGGGACGTGTTTGACCGACCCAcagtgaagaagaggaagacttAAGATGTGTGGAATGGGCTTCACCAGACATGCCGTAGCTTTAGAGACTGCTCAGAGACAGAGCTGCATCCTACTGAGTCTTTCCTGACTTTAGGTTGTGGAGGGAAAGCAGCAAGTACAAACTGATTCCACCACTTTGAATATCCTTCATTTAATGTTGGCTTCTTAAAGTTACCTAAAATGCAGatgatttttaaatttgttaatACATAAAATATCCCTTCAACATGGGATCTTGGCTGTAAAAATACAATGTAGCATAAATTTCCTACAGTGTTTGAGGAATGCTGCATATtgtcatacattttttttttttttttagaaatcaGCTAGTTACAACATGTAATAGATTGATTTCCTGCATTACCTTTTTGTGATAGTACAGGTATTGTGACTTTGTAATGAATAAAAgttgtatttttgtcattttaaaatctttcactgagagaaaaacaagtttTATAATTGCTTTAATCACAAACACAGGGAAGCAGgtcaacatttattttaacataggGGAAAACGGTTTGGGGTAAACAGTACATCACAACAGTTTAACCACTGAGTTATCAGTTCAGCCTTTGTCTTGATGAACTCTGGTATTTCAAAAAGCAATTAAAGCAGTCCATTGTGTAAATCCTTTTTGTTCAATTGGTCAGTGTCACCAGAGCCTCCACCACGTTCCCCATATGTTCCCTCAAACTGCGCTCTGCCACGGCCCTTGAAATCTCCATCTCTGACATCTGCACAGCAACAACATCACAGTATGAACCACATGTGCTGTTAGAGAATTTGATTATAGCTTCAACTACAACACTAAGCAAGTACTTGGTTATAAAAATGCAGTTCAACTTCACTAGATTAGAAATTGAAAGGAGAAGTCTGgtcttttgcactttgagccccatttctgggttgtttatgatgaaatagaatGGCTAAGATCAAAATACTGACGAATTCTCATTTTCTGAGAATTTGGCTCTCcactgcctggcttaacactgctgcctatggtcATGTGTGAagctgtcctaaaaccaccctaaacgttcgTTTTCAAAACCATGAGCTCACCGAAtggtcagtggtgtttgttgatgttctgacataaaaatcgtagcaaactcTGGTTTCCATCTGTGTTTTCGCTATTCATCTCAattgtggaactattttttcgGCTGCCTCACACCCATGTGTAAACTTCTGCTTGATTGTTTGacccttaaaggataactttggtatttttcaacctgggctctatttccccatgtgtatgtgtgtatatgattcataggtacaactcgttttaaaattggttcagtattgagggagacGGATGCAGCCAGCAGCCGTGAGGTAGATGTgggggcaaatgcatcccgtataagtttgtgcattaaaagtgcttttttcgccactgacagttcagatcgccagtgctatctctgtaaatagcatactaagcgtttccctgacccttcacctcctcctggctgtgacgtcatcttgtgagagctttgcttgttgccagaagaaaacGGTACGATATATACAAGGGCAAAGTACGCAACCATAAATGTGCATCTCGGAGACAATTCTAGGTATCAGTGTTACATGCATAAAGACATTAGTTATACTTACCATAAAACTCGGAATATAAGTCGCACTGGCATACAAGTCGCAGTCTATTTTTTTAAggtctcaaacagggaaaacaagattttatattactgtttgttaataaaaacgttatacaagttattcctacactgtttccctttatttttaatttgaaacacattcaaaacacaataacctcttaagcagctttggttacttttcagattgcaattttccaaacaacctcttcaggaaataaaatgaCGGTATAACATCTGAGCcataaaaatgagtttaaattaacgttaaacttcttttttctttttaagaagACAGCATTACAGTACCTTATTACAGTGTGGGCTGTAACTATACATGCTTACTCaaatcccaaaaacaaatgagtttaaattactgtatgtattaatgtagctataaattgtattcgggctcgggtcggattcggtcagctttcagtgaaaatgtagtgtaaaaataaataaaatcctattgtctgtcctgtttattgtttgggcactgttatttacgtgacaacacctgaacataacacacacagacagacactggctgtttctacctctctccttgctggaagtctcggacctccagccacccgcctctgccttgattaaacgctgaaaataaaataaaagagggagacaagtttttcctattttatcttattttgttttatttctccctctcctctcgctagaagcaTCGGACCTCCTGCCTCCTgctcctgtctcaaacacggaggtctccctctccgcagctgagcacccacggcgcacgcccagcctgttaaatagcctgtaaccactgtgtgacacaaactcagtgctttggtcatttaataatgtcgggctcggttcgggttcggacagaaatatgctgcctgtgctgcactctaacacacacacacacacacacacacacacacacagaaacacacggaaaaccggacattatcatcagtttataaaagacccccggacgccccggacgggacgtgaaaagtgtccgggcaaaagattacatttggtcagcctaacgTAGCGCCATCTTGTGAGTCAAATTACCTATGCCAGCATTTACCTTGGTCTATAGTTCGCACTGGTCTATAACCCGCACCCAActttttagatgaaaaaaaaaggggggaaaaaagtgcgACTTATACACCAAGTTTTACGGTACTTGATGGATAGTTGACCATTTGGTCCCTGTGGTTTTGGCCGCCTCCTCCAATTTATTTTGGGCacatgaaaaaaaggtaaagCTAAAGAGGGGGGAAATCCTCTAATGTAGTTACACAGCGTTTGGTAGTTTCTGTATCATCCCAGGACACATCGAGACCATGAATATTGGGCAGCAGGTCACACTCATTGCAACACAgacattcttcctctgtgctgtgAGTCACAGCAAGGAGCACCACCAGTCCTCAGAGATTCGCGTTTATGTAGCCGTTGCTTCACCCTCGTCTGCTCGTTGGCCCTCTCTGTCTATCCTCGTCTGCTCTTCAATTTCTAGGAGCTCCTCGTCCGTATACT
Encoded proteins:
- the mfap1 gene encoding microfibrillar-associated protein 1, producing the protein MSSREALNMKLPPIQSTAGAVPVRNEKGELSMEKVKVKRYVSGKRPDYAPMESSDEEEEDFQFVKKGKEMEAELEMEEEEVSDPRLKRLLNRVSEDVEERLARHRQIAEPEVMAESSEDSDEGTWHPEREESSEEEEEEEEEVDDEEIERRRAMMRQRATERKNEEMEVMELEEEGKSGEESESESEYEEYTDSEDEAEPRLKPVFIRKKDRVTVAEREAEEQRQRELEAEAKRQAEERRRYTLKIVEEEAKKEFEENRRTLAALDALDTDGENEEEEYEAWKVRELKRIKRDREAREVMEKEKAEIERFHNMTEEERRAELRNSGKQVTNKASKGKYKFLQKYYHRGAFFMDEEEEVYKRDFSAPTLEDHFNKTILPKVMQVKNFGRSGRTKYTHLVDQDTTSFDSAWAQESAQNSKFFKQKAAGVRDVFDRPTVKKRKT